The Vespa velutina chromosome 2, iVesVel2.1, whole genome shotgun sequence sequence TGCTTGTACCGCAAGGTAGACGATCGTGTGTCCTTGCTATCATCATTACAGAGCGAAGATTTCATTTCTACCGTTACTTAATATATAACTCTTATTCGAGAACCGGACGTATTACCACTAGGATtgaattttacgatataaagTTGATTCAAAAATCAACATACTTCGACTTTTTCGTTTCCCTCTACGTAGTGAACTTTCTTGCAAATATTCGATCATCGTTCATCTAActgtttttataaatcaaaaattctAGATATTTACGCAAACTTTTCTATTGGTTATTCAATTTTGACATGATACTATTGACAAAGTTTATCTATAGactttgtttttatatctctGAGTCATTGTGCAAAAAGCCAATGAACATGAACCGTAGTGCTGCTGTGCACACGTAAGAATGACTAGCGCATGATCGCGCGAAAACTCGTCGCGTGAGCTTGTAAAAGATAAGCCGCGACCGCAACAGGTTTGGGTTCAGAAAACTTGCCCCTTGATTAACGCGCCCACGCATTGCATGCTTATTCTAAGAGAGAAGGGGGACTTTGTATAAGATCTATTACTATGTCGTACTATCTTCGCGTGaatgtctttcctttttctagaTTTTTATGAGCGTAAACGTTAATGcatcaaagatttattttatcgattggaTTCGTTACAACTTGACTCCTAATTAAATATCGTAAACTTGGAGGCCTTGATGATCCTATTTTATAGGACACAGGAGGTATGTgtagttatatgtatatatacaactaATGATCGTGTTAAAGACCATTCGTATTACGTTGGTGATGATTCGATAAGCTTGCTTCGTTATTCCTACAATTATAATTGGCAAAATGACGATTAGTTTCGATTTCCTtgataattctctctctcacacacacacatttatgtttatacatCCTTTTAGATCCTCTCATATCATACCAGcgaactttttccttttcaataaGGTTTAaccatttattatttcaaataaaatctatCACGCGTGCATTACTTGATCGAATAATAAGTTTAATCTGGATAAAATACCGGATATGCCTTTACGACGAaaactcttcttttctcattgCGTGCAAGAGATAGTAGTTTGCAATACGCAACAGGTACGCTTTCGGAGAACTTGCTAGCTCGATTTAATGCGCATGTGCGTGCAACGAATTCTGGGACAAATGTAGTACATATTACACATCGACCCATAGGATGCCATgcaatctatataatattttcatcgagCGATCTGGTCTTCATTTATGTTATACCGATCGTTGcctaatatttttctcctgttaaaaaaatatccataaatgaaattacattatattatatatactatattttgtacgattgtttttaattgctctgaaatgatttattatatcatgtatgtacatttggAAAGCCTATTTCGTGTGTCCTAATAGAAAATCTTGAATTGCAGTTTAATCATTTATGAAGGAAATTATTCGACAGTGAAGGTTCATTGCACATAAAAAATTTGCATTGATGATAGCAACAGGTTTGACTCCGGAAGATTTACCCTTCTCTAATGTCATTTTATACTATCTATAGCTAAGCGTGTAGGTATACTTACACATATACCGTGTagtgcatatataaaatttgcctatatatatacacattatatataatatatatatatatcatattttgtatacatattatatgtatacatatatatttggtaAGAAAGCGAAGTGATCtagaattaaatatacaaatgaaatatttatcgcttttaacatatatattatttcgaaatgttTGATTTATTACTCTACATGCAAAtttgttttcatatataactatatatatatatatatatgtatacatacataaaagaaTTTTGGTCTGTTCGCTTCAATAAAGTTATTGCAATGCTTTTATCGTGTTAaatctgattttttttcttcataagcTGGACGGGGTATAAAACTAGGACATCCCATATATAATAGTTGTCCGGAGAGAGATGGCTCGGTAGTGAAAATAGCACATATTGCCTTTTAAACTGTCGACTTTTCCAGTGAGTGagatgtgtgtatgtatgtacaataaaCGATTGTAGAATAGTGTCGAATGTACCCAGCACCGTAAAGCTTTGCAAGATGCGCGCCTCGatacaatgatatatttaaaaaataaagataaagtagGTCAAATTTCGTATCTTCAAGAGGAACTAGGACAGCTGATGTAGGTAGTATATCTCGGTAATATGTAttgcgataaaaaaataaggttAAGATGGTTTAACCGAGAGATTTGATATAGATAAAGTGTTAAGAgattcttttgtttctatgaaaattattatggaaattattatatttccattttcttctttacgtcCAAATAcgatcattcattctttcaaaCGTTTAacattgagaaatatttttttatgtagatatgtaaatTGCctatgctttttctttttgttgaaaatgtttaaaaaatatataaattatttgttatttagaTTATATTCATTCGATTATAATTGGAATACGATTAAAATCGTATCTGCGACCAATAATATTCTTCATCAAAATTTTAAGTCGATTGAatcaatcatattttttcGTCGTAACGGCGCAGAATCGCGATCGACATAATGGAACGCCTATCGGCGATGGTAGGTCATAATTAAGTGCTCGGTAAATATCACGAAATAGCTATTCGTTTCGAGCAAAGCTGACACGGTAAATACTATAAATAGTTTGAAATATCCATCCTCGGCCTTTACGGTTCATCATaggaaagaatatttaaaaagtagtTAAAACTATGATACAAAATCATAGCATTAGGTACACATTTGCTTCTTCatctatataatacaaattaactacacttttgtatatataatacaaattaactacattttgtaattttaacatagaaattataataagtatTGGCATTAAATAGCTATGATAATCTACAAATATGCAAATATGCAAATGATAGCCATTTAATAACTCATTAATTTTCAgcataatttaataatcaaagaaaaagaatagtacTTTGAGCAAATCTTTACTCGCATTTTtgaattgttttaataaagtCTTTTTTGTAACAAAGAAATGCACAGTCAACAAAAGGGATGGTCATGGGGATACTCCTGGGCGGAATCACGCTCGGTTGTAATTGCTCGACGTTATGCCGCAATATAGTAATAACACACACTCGTATGCAACAATGCACGAATATAAATACTTcagtacacatatatatatatttgcgcggatacaaaaaagaatgagtgagagaggggggagagggggaggggagagagagagagagagagagagagagaaatatgcaTTCGTCATGCGGCATGtacctttctttattttgcttagtcattatcaagaaaaagaaaaatactttcaCCGTCTACTTACCACGAAAAGCgtgcttctattttcttcacAATGAATTTTGCAAATTTCAAAGTAACTacttattgttatcgttttttttttttaaattattacttttactgTAAACTTttgaatgtatatacatgtatagtatgtgtatatatatgtatgtatgtatcattgTTTGTGTCTAATTACTATATGTAAACTGCAACacagtaatatttttatttataatattttatcatttttaattctttctattAAGTTATCCTATTTTGTATAAACATAACATAAATGTGTATGATTGCATCTCATCATTAGtctatattaaatgaaaaatgcaaTTGCTTGATATTTTTggtatactttattttataatttgtgTACGtgatattctttataaatgatgtaatgtttgtttttttgcgataaaaaaaaatacattttgaaTATCAATTCCGAAATttcttaacaataattatgtttcaataaagaaaatttatctattCACAATTTTGTAATACAGTTGGATTTTCGAAGGTAAAGAATTAAACTTAGCTAgtgtaaatttcaaaaaatagcATCGTTCAGTCACCGGGAAAATTGAATTTCACGGTTGCAACGAATCTGGGAAATAAGGATAGAttagagaatttattttacacatgaaagaatatttaaactaAAATAtgacttaatatttttttactttcatattcaaattcacaattttttggagagaaataaatttcttttgacataatattaaattgtatctacgattaaattatatacttagAGTTTGTtctctgtttttatttcagaTATACCAGACATTCCTGAAAACATTAAGAACTTACAAGCATTACAAATTGCAGATTTTAGTAGTAACCCTATTCCTAGGTGAGGGAATCATGTgttattatacgtattaatttatttttgttaataaatttcttgtcACAGAtttcaaatgtattattttaaatatgtttttgtatatttcaGACTTCCCGCAGGGTTTGTAGAGCTAAGAAATTTAACTATTCTTGGCCTGAATGATATGTCCCTTGCAAAATTGCCACCTGATTTTGGAAGGTAAgttcaaaacattttttatataattcacaTGTATtcatatttctaaattttatttggTCAATTCTATTTAGCTTGGAAGCATTACAATCATTGGAGTTACGTGAAAATTTACTCAAGGTTTTGCCTGAATCTCTTTCGAAACTGAGTAAACTTGAACGACTAGACCTTGGTGATAATGAACTTGAAGAATTAGTAAGTTTATGTAATCCATTGTTTAATTTAAGTAATTTCTTGatcacaaaaataattataaaaatactatatttcctctttattctttGTGTATATAATTGTCAGTGACAGTtagatgaatataatttaaaaatttctcaaaTCTTTCATTAGACTGATAAAATAAACTTCTTATGAATGTTATAGCCAGCCCACATAGGAAAATTACCAGCATTACAAGAACTATGGTTGGATCACAACCAATTACAGCACTTACCTCCTGAAATTGGTGAATTAAAAACATTGGCGTGTTTAGATGTTTCTGAAAATCGTTTAGAAGATCTTCCTGAAGAAATAAGTGGTTTAGAATCTTTAACAGATTTACATTTATCACAAAATGTTATTGAAAAGTTACCAGATGGAATTGGTGATCTAAAAAAGTTAACTATTCTGAAAGTTGATCAGAATAGGCTATCTACGCTTAATCCAAATATAGGAAGGTAAAGTTGATTACATTATTtctatcaaattatttaagagctagaattttatatatgtcaaaagaaaattatttgtttcagATGCGAGAATTTGCAAGAATTAATTCTgacagaaaattttcttttagaattaCCTGCATCTGTAGGAAATCTTCTCAATTTAAATAATCTGAATGTGGATAGAAACAGTCTACAAACTTTGCCCACAGAAATTGGTAAGACCACaacactttcttttcttcatttttgtcatattctcatttatattattaaattattgtttattatatattgaaatttgttCTTATTGCAGgaaatttaaaacaattagGTGTGCTTTCTttaagaaataacaaattgaAGTTCCTTCCAATAGAAGTCGGCCAGTGTTTATCTCTACATGTTCTGGATGTATCTGGAAACAGGTGCAATTATCTTTATACTTTatcatatatcttatatttattaacatatatcattcttgtaacattaaatatgtcttattttacatatatataggttaCAATACTTGCCATATTCTTTAATAACTCTCAACCTAAAAGCAGTCTGGTTGAGTGAAAATCAAGCACAACCTATGTTGACCTTCCAAAATGATGTTGATGAAGAAACTGGAGAAAAAGTACTTACATGTTTTCTTCTGCCCCAATTGGAGTATCATCCTGATGGTTCGTATTTTTTTGcgtttatattcttattaacatatttatgaACTAATATAAAACTGTGAATATAGATTCTGGAAGATTAGGTACGTTGGTTGGAATAAGAACTACTGTTCAAGGAGACATACCTGAGCTTAGTGATGATGAAGGATGGCAGGAACGGGAAGCATCTAGAACACATTCGGTAAAATTCACAGATGAACCACCTGAAGCAGATAAGGAGGTGAGCAGTTCGCAACTGGCAaggtttccttcttttttcactcGTCTTTTTCTATACTTACTTAGACAACTTACTTGCATGAAACGAGCTAACTCTTATACatcgttaaattaataatcaaaatatttttattaatacaacaatagatttatttaatgatatttctctactatgttaatatttttaaaatatcgcTACCAATATATTGcaatttaaagatatttgtGAACTATatggatataataatttttattatatattatttaatagattaacaaattttttcatttatgattACTTATGATgcgataaatatattgttttaatatattatagaaacttATACGTAATGTAACATAATATTTGTGTAATAAAATCAGATATGTGAAAacaattagattaaaaatctaatttcttttttatatttaccaatttcacttttatataaatattacacatctatttatgtattaaatattatcttagatataatattttaatgtaataatatcattcatcatactaatatttttatttcagacACCATTTGTTCGACAAAATACACCACATCCGAAAGAACTAAAAGCAAAGGCTCATAAATTGTTTagtaaaggaagaaatgaCAGTAGATCTGGTTCTACTGATGAACAGGTAATTGTTTAaccttttgaaatttattaaagaaaggatagatttatttctacaatttattcttttcaatgaaacttattattcatttttaggATGTTTCCCAAACATTTGGTTTAGATAAAACTGAATCAGAAACATCAATCAAACCCAATGAAGaagtacaaaatataatagaacaaGATCAATTTTCAGAGCATGAAGTTTCTAGAGGCGAACAAAAAGAATTGGAAACATTACCTGATAGTACAGATACTCAAACTAACAATGAAACTGCTGCCTTTTCTTCACAGGGTGCTACAGAACCAACTGTTGTAAGAAAATCAATATGtgatatagttttatttataataatacaatttacattaaaatcattaaaaatgttgataaagaaataaaaacatagaATATTTGTTTACAGAATACAGGTTCTGATGGAACTATATCAGATTTAAAAGGTAAGGATGATGATGAATCTGAAACTGAAGATATGCAAAGGCATGTCGAGTTTTCTGTTATAGAAGACACAGATTATGAAGGATCTGGTGAAACAAGTAAACCAAATAGACTTCATCGTCGGGACACACCacatcatttaaaaaataaacgtattCATACAGCaattgacaaagaaaaagtagcTTCACTTATTGCACAGgtaactttctcttttttttttctttttgatttataacaaaacaagtttattataattagacaATATAGACATGAATTTTCCTGCgactctgtgtgtgtgtgcgtgtgtgcgtgtgcgcgtgtgtgtgtgcgtgcgtgcgtgcgtgcgcacaacaataaatgttattttatatttctttaggcattaatgaaaaaatctgATGAGACTCCTACAACTATTGTTCCTGAACAAGCAGAATCTTCAGAAAATATAGATGTACATAGCCAaggtaatacatatataataagatatatattatatataatgataatatatttttacataaaaataaatcgttaaatataaaGGTTTAATAGATTCATATAAGATCTATAAAATTGCTTAAAGAATCTAGGGAGAAAGTAGAAGATAAGAGATGGTTTCTATAGTGATTATCTTATCTATTAGTCATGTATCAGTATATTGTAAGATGGTGAATGTGTAAAGAGTGtgttaaaaagtattatatactaaatatttttgataaactagttaaaattaaattaaaaaaaaaaaaaaaaagaaattcgtaagaaattactttttattgaatttaatcaTATCATGCctaaaaaatatcgatgttttgttagaaataaaaagaagttaggtaatataattcataaaacaaaagataacaaacatttgttataataaattacaaataacaCTATATAATGTACTTGTTAGGTGCAACATCGGATGTAGAACCAACGTTAGAAGTAAGGGAAGAACAATATGAGATTCATATTGAACGAACGACAGGTGGACTTGGTTTGTCTATAGCAGGAGGCATTGGATCAACCCCATTTAAGGGTGACGATGAAGGCATTTTCATATCCAGAGTTACAGAAGGtagaaaatatgttttataaatccagtatttaaaaattatgtaattaaataaatgtatctgATAACAACATTTAAAGCATAATGTTCTTTAGGTGGACCTGCTGATTTAGCTGGTCTAAGAGTAGGGGATAAAGTAATATCTGTTAATGGAGTTTCAGTAGTAAATGTAGATCATTATGATGCTGTTGAAGTTCTCAAAGCGTGTGGACGTGTATTGATACTAGTTGTATTAAGAGAAGTAACAAGAATAGTGCAATCGTATGAGCAGGtctgatattttataagattctttcttttttcaaacttctttctttttctaataatatttcatctaattctaataatatttcatagaatTCAATGAGAAAGGACTCATTGTGCTCTAGTTTGAGCACAAGTAGAGCACCAAGCGCAACATCTTATGTATCATCTACAGCTTTATCACATAATTTAGAAAATGGTGATACTTGTAATACACATGAAGCTGGGAAGgtaaattcttatatatgttcgattttattttattataatttataattatgttgAACTTTGTTCAGGTAAAGAGGCTTCCTGAACCATTACCTACAAAAGCAGGTAGTGAACCTATGGTGTCTGTTCTTATACATACAACATTAATACGGGACCAAAATGGACTAGGATTTAGTATTGCCGGCGGTGAAGGTTCACCACCAGTTAAAGACAATAGTGATGTAagtgaataataaaacataaattaaatatttcaataagataatataaacaCTGAAATTTTAggctatatatatttcgaggATAACTGATGGTGGAGTTGCACAAAAAGATGGCAAGTTATTAGTTGGAGATAAAGTAATATCtgtaagtttatttttttttctttttggatatatttttgatatctacatatttatGGCTGTAACAGTTGATCCATTTTttgataacaaaatatattaacaactTATTGTTCAACATAAaccattataatttatcttcaGATTAATGGTGTTGAAATGAGAGGAGCCAAACATGAACAAGCAGTAGCTTTACTTACGGGCTTAGAAAGATTTGTTCGACTCGTTGTTGAACGTGAAATGCCATTTTCTCAAGCAAATCCAGCTACAATAGTAACTCCATCTGAGAAATCGCCTCGCGTTATTGGTGCACCTAGACCATATACAGGTTTATATAATGCTAATAGCTATATGGCAAATAGACCAGCTTACGCTGGTTATCGTCGTTCTATGGATGCTGAGAAAACTTTATCTCCAAGCCCTACTTCAAAAACACCACCACCAATAAAATCAGACATGGTGAATGCAGCACCAAAAATGAATGGCATTGGTGATCCAggaaataacgttaaaagCGTTCCTTCTGTGCCGCTTAGTCCAACAAATAGTCAAATTTATCCACAACCTGCTCCAAGACACAGTGTAACGCAGTCAATGGCAACACCAACTACTAATACTAATTCTACACCTACGTCTTCAACGGAACCTAGACCAACATCCCCGTTGGAAGATATACAGGTACCGAAGCCAATCACCAACGAGGAATTTCAGGCCATGATTCCTGCCCATTTCCTTCGACCTCCAACATCCTCACCTTCGCCAGATTCCCATCAAGGTCCTATTGTGACAGTGACAATCAAGCAACCTGACAATCTACCCGGAGATGTTAACTTTCCTCCAGCTCCTACGACAATTGGTAAAGTTACTGAAACCATCACAAAGAGTACACTCACAGAGACCGTCGTTACTAGAGTGACTGATAATCAACTGGTGCAGCCAGTTATTATTGAGGTATGTGCCTAGGTAGCTGCATGTCATACATTACATTTCTAatgttacatttaatttaatattacattaatagcatttttttctttttatatagtttttgGGTTTATCATCCTttggattatatattttatgtatgaatatcgtattttttcatccaatatgttaatttatttatttcactaTATCTTACTTCATATAATAAGCATTTACATGCTATATAATCCATAATATAATTTCCTAATGACTTTATTATACCTCTTTTTAAAGccatatccattttatattttttgcagCATCAAATTTTGATTGTAGTTGAAtgtgtaattttatttattaaggaTAAAATATGTCTGAATGTTTGCTTAtattatctgtttttttttaacttgttTCCATGCTTTGAAGGTAATTAAGAATACAAATCTTAAAgtaaattgaatgaaaatgaatttctataataatctaatttgcatgataattatgtatatctaaaaaaatataataattacgtatgtcgatattatagttcaattataaaattacatttatatcaaatttctaatttttatataattatcatattcaaGATATGAAGAATTTTTGCATgcttaaaatattcatatatacaatattacttAGTTCGAAATACGAATGCAATGCTGAATGCTCGCatattattatgtcttttataTAACTTAAGAAATGTTTTGAATAATTGTATCAAAAAATTAGTTGGGTTTTAAGTTGGTTATATGGGCAATTTATGtgcttctttaatttattcgtaCTGAGTACTTACCCTCAGACATGGAAACAggtaagtaaaataaattatttgaaaatttttcttattatgcttgctaaaaaaaatgtatgtacaaGTTGGATTCTTCACAGTTTTGTCTATAAAATCCAAATTTCTTATATTGGCCATTTTTACATAGTTAGAAACATAaaacattcatatataaatacagatgtactttttatgtttttaaatatttatcttactCCTACATtcagttaattattaatattaataaaatgttaaaattattatatatattgtacttatttgtatatgaatataaaaacaaatacaatattctatgtatttgtaaaaataaaaaagaaataaaacatattaagCTTTGttaaaattcttaattataaagtaataaatgtTTAGGATGTCGTGTTGGTGAAAGAAGGATCACTTGGATTCAGTATAATAGGAGGAACTGATCATTCCTGTACTCCATTTGGTGCAAAGGAACCTGGAATTTTCATATCTCACGTAagtattcatattatataattataattataaatataaaaatgtatattttatttgatgtaCTTACAATTACTGAGAAGTATTGTTACAAGAACATAACATATgtataagcatatatatatatatatatatatatatatatatataatattatatgtatataatattaggtTGTACCTGGTGGTATAGCAGCAAAATCTGGTAAGCTTAGAATGGGTGATAGAATACTGAAGGTAAATGGGACTGATGTAACAAAAGCAACTCATCAGGAAGCTGTAATGGAACTTTTACGACCTGGAGATCAAATTGTACTTACTGTACAGCATGATCCTCTTCCAGAAAGTTATCAGgtaagaaataattcaattttagaTATACAGtgcttacatatataattggtgatttttcatattatattaatttatttaattaacaatataatgaaaaaatttgatataaaaatacaaatacttgtatttttatattatatattattatatatttaaatgataaaaatgtatatgtaaatattacttAACAGATCATCTTcttaaataatctttatatataattcataattgtaaattttatacaattaataagttatagatctatttatatatatttttaatagtattacaagttttttttttttttttttttttttttttttttttttttattaacatcttTTAAAAGAAGCTTACCGCTACCTATCCATTTTTCATAGAGGTGAAACACGCTTTCCAAGTATGCTTGGATTgagtatttaaatttatatcacagttatatttattttttataaacctaatttttcttatttcataatattgaaaagagaaacactATATCtgatgtatttttatatatactggatacttattgtttttttattgttgtaaaaaatatgtttttctgCAATAATTGTAACATTGCGCTTGTAtgtcacatatatacataatacatgtgtattatatagatgatcttcgattttatttagcgattttatttttttttcttttttttcttttattatgctTGTGCTAATAAATGCCTGTAAATTGCAATGAATGGCACTCGATAGTTTACCTATTTTCCTTACTTaatgcaatttttttataatttgtccTACAAGCTGGTCGAAATAGAGTACATCCCTGTGACAGTAAGTACTCAATGCATTTGACCtgttattttgattttaaatattttgcttCCTCCTACACCAAGGCTGTAAACAAGCTCAGCACTGATTCACAGATGATTGCTTATGTCTAGGCAAAACTTTTAGAGAATCATAGTGTTCTTTTTAAATGCTTCCTATGCTTTATATCATTTGTAcaatcataaatttattaaatatttatatttcataaaagtaTAGAAAATTGCTTAAAGTCataaaaaacgaagaataaaaaccacaaatttacatatatatggtataatatttctatgtctaaaaaattgtttaaaatatttaataaaataattatttatataatatataaaatatattataaataaatatcaaaaaatacatctgtcaaaaataaataataatgtattattactttttaggaattagtaattataaaagaacCAGGAGAAAAGTTGGGAATGCATATTAAAGGAGGACTTAGAGGTCAAAAAGGCAACCCCCTTGATCATACAGATGAAGGagtttttatatctaaaattaATTCAGGTGGAGCAGCTAAAAGAGATGGAAGATTAAAggtaaatcaattaaaatttaataaaagttgttcttctcaaatattttattatttatatattaaaaatacattatttggACAGGTTGGCATGAGGTTACTAGAAGTAAATGGAACATCGTTATTGGGTGCAACTCATCAAGAAGCTGTAAACATTCTCCGGTGCTCAGGAAATACAATCACTTTGGTGGTTTGTAAAGGTTATGACAAAAATGAAGTTGAGTCAGTATTACCTTTATCCGATGGCAGAGATTCTAAAGAATCGAGAGTTTCACGAGAGTTTAAAGATCCAGCTACAGATGACATCAAATCATTATCGCAAAGTATATCTAGCTTAGATCGTGATGATGAAGAAGCTGCAACACTTAGACAAGAACAGGAAATGAAAGCCGAGCTTGTAGCATGGGAACAAGAAGAGAGGGAGCGAGCTTTAATTGAACAAAGGGAAAAATCTACTCCTGAGAAAGTAAGTTACACTccattaatatctatttaaagtatttttcaaaacgtatgcttaaaaataatcattttatgttAAAGGTTCTAGATGTAGTGAGAGCAGCAGAATCTCTAGTACATAAATCAAATAGTCCAGTTGATATGGTCGTACCACCGAAGTCCCCAAGTGGTACAAAGGATCTCAAGACTACCACAATCGTGATGAGTAAA is a genomic window containing:
- the LOC124947212 gene encoding protein lap4 isoform X1, whose translation is MFRYIPIFKGCNRQVEYVDKRHCSLPSVPDDILRYSRSLEELLLDANHIRELPKNFFRLQRLRKLGLSDNEIGRLPPDIQNFENLVELDVSRNDIPDIPENIKNLQALQIADFSSNPIPRLPAGFVELRNLTILGLNDMSLAKLPPDFGSLEALQSLELRENLLKVLPESLSKLSKLERLDLGDNELEELPAHIGKLPALQELWLDHNQLQHLPPEIGELKTLACLDVSENRLEDLPEEISGLESLTDLHLSQNVIEKLPDGIGDLKKLTILKVDQNRLSTLNPNIGRCENLQELILTENFLLELPASVGNLLNLNNLNVDRNSLQTLPTEIGNLKQLGVLSLRNNKLKFLPIEVGQCLSLHVLDVSGNRLQYLPYSLITLNLKAVWLSENQAQPMLTFQNDVDEETGEKVLTCFLLPQLEYHPDDSGRLGTLVGIRTTVQGDIPELSDDEGWQEREASRTHSVKFTDEPPEADKETPFVRQNTPHPKELKAKAHKLFSKGRNDSRSGSTDEQDVSQTFGLDKTESETSIKPNEEVQNIIEQDQFSEHEVSRGEQKELETLPDSTDTQTNNETAAFSSQGATEPTVNTGSDGTISDLKGKDDDESETEDMQRHVEFSVIEDTDYEGSGETSKPNRLHRRDTPHHLKNKRIHTAIDKEKVASLIAQALMKKSDETPTTIVPEQAESSENIDVHSQGATSDVEPTLEVREEQYEIHIERTTGGLGLSIAGGIGSTPFKGDDEGIFISRVTEGGPADLAGLRVGDKVISVNGVSVVNVDHYDAVEVLKACGRVLILVVLREVTRIVQSYEQNSMRKDSLCSSLSTSRAPSATSYVSSTALSHNLENGDTCNTHEAGKVKRLPEPLPTKAGSEPMVSVLIHTTLIRDQNGLGFSIAGGEGSPPVKDNSDAIYISRITDGGVAQKDGKLLVGDKVISINGVEMRGAKHEQAVALLTGLERFVRLVVEREMPFSQANPATIVTPSEKSPRVIGAPRPYTGLYNANSYMANRPAYAGYRRSMDAEKTLSPSPTSKTPPPIKSDMVNAAPKMNGIGDPGNNVKSVPSVPLSPTNSQIYPQPAPRHSVTQSMATPTTNTNSTPTSSTEPRPTSPLEDIQVPKPITNEEFQAMIPAHFLRPPTSSPSPDSHQGPIVTVTIKQPDNLPGDVNFPPAPTTIGKVTETITKSTLTETVVTRVTDNQLVQPVIIEDVVLVKEGSLGFSIIGGTDHSCTPFGAKEPGIFISHVVPGGIAAKSGKLRMGDRILKVNGTDVTKATHQEAVMELLRPGDQIVLTVQHDPLPESYQLVEIEYIPVTELVIIKEPGEKLGMHIKGGLRGQKGNPLDHTDEGVFISKINSGGAAKRDGRLKVGMRLLEVNGTSLLGATHQEAVNILRCSGNTITLVVCKGYDKNEVESVLPLSDGRDSKESRVSREFKDPATDDIKSLSQSISSLDRDDEEAATLRQEQEMKAELVAWEQEERERALIEQREKSTPEKVLDVVRAAESLVHKSNSPVDMVVPPKSPSGTKDLKTTTIVMSKHTLAPQNPTWKEKIGASMDCSSTKSPVSTLTTTANFNRSASTQTLPSPKKKNFTVPKRSITFADLPPVSKESTVGVPFSPTVRYKSISKELFPSMHETFLTQSQISSYPKKTYQNPVQNTQPRFQLPPTPMTAPEYVGKLSSSTCFNKRQIARSVDGKVQVELSPTSSPSPSPVKMSVSDKKKLFESAMEEHLKPSPKPEKVFSFLSQDEVEKMKQEEEKKIATLTRDELKSWAQLDENEGLEDLEDTIDQDDRRPNSRLSSRSSVTLLQNVPSTVRTAKAERRLKERMIQEGLISDEDEESHLTPAEQRALRAEKRAAWRQARLKSLEQDALQAQIVIKKMSEMMDTTDKAETLEDRTDADHISDQEKITEFTTLRPSSADFPKLAVRSKVGPPKEIRESEKIVDEKVTRRTEEYVDEVTGERRVRTVEYVEKLIERQVETLREKIISLELSNAEDEIESITGTGASDAESENEELASQRSGTDMLQEKADSLTSASVTEGAASKQNTNIIVTMTKKKKRKQGRKKNRH